The segment TCGCCGGGGGCCTGGTCGGGGACGCCGGCCTGGACGGCGCCGTGCAGGGCGCGCGGGTTGGCGAGCAGGGTGCGGCTGGCCGCGCGCAGCGGGTTGATCCGGACGCGGGAGAGGTAGGTCATGGGTCGGGTCACCAGCCCAGCAGGGCGAAGGGGTCGTGGCCGCCGTCGGCGGGCGGCTCGGTGGGGAGTGCGGCCCGGAGGCCGGTGGGGACGCTGAGCCAGGCGTGCCGGACCTTGCGGGTGCCGAAGCCGCGCCGGCGCGGGTCGAAGCTCAGCGGGACGTCCCGGCAGGTGTCGTCGCCGTGCGGGTCGTCGAAGCTGGCCGCCAGGTCGACGCGGTCGGTCCGGCGCGGGGCCTGGCCGCGTTTCGCCTGCCGCTCGTGCGCCTTCCTGGTCGGTTCGTTGGCCTGCCAGGGCTCTTCCGCGAGGGCGGTCTCCAGCGGTGTGCCGCGGCGAACGCCAAGGCTCAGCGGCTGGGTGGGCGTGCAGGAGCGGCGGCCGAGGGCGAGCGGGAAGGCGGGGCGGGTGACGGCTTCGCCAAGTGCGGTGACCAGTTCGGCGGGCCCTTCGACGGCGACGAGGAACACCGCGTCCTGGAGGTAGTAGCGGTGCGTCACGTGGGTGTGCTTGCTCGGCGAGGTGGGCTTCTGGACGCCCTTCGCGTTGACGCCGGCCTGGGGCAGCGGCAGGCCCCGGTAGTCGCTGACGGTGTGGTAGTCGCGCAGGAGCGTGCCGGGCTGGTCGACCCGGACGCCGAGCCGCAGGCCGACGAGGTCGGTGAGGTCGGCTTCGCGCGGGCGCCCGGCGGCCGCGGCGAGCAGCCCGACGACGCCGGACTTGGTGGGCTGCGGGGTGGTGTCGCGGCGGTTGAAGGCACTGCGGTCGCCCCAGGACTGGAGGGGTCCGGCGAGCCGCAGCAGGAGGACCGCCCGGTCGCCCTGCGGGGTGGTGTCGGCGGGCATCAGCGCGTGGCCGTCCGCTCGGTGAGGGCGGTGCGCAGGCCCTCGCGGAGTTCGGCGAAGGTGCGGTTGGCGCCGAACGCCTCGGCGAGCGCGGCCGTTTCGGGGCTCGCGGCGTCCAGGGTGTGGCAGATGGCGGTGTGCAGCGGTTCGTCGCCCCACTGGGAGGTGGCGGTGCGGTACTCGGCGGCGAGGCGGCGGGCCGACTCGGCGAGGATGCCGTCGCCGGCCGGGACGGCATTCTCGTACGCGGAGACCAGGTTGACGGGCTGGTCGGTGCGGACCACGACGGCGACCAGGCTGGGCCGGGTGCGGTGGGCGAAGGAGTTGCCGTAGCCGGTGGGCATGGAGCGGGCGAAGGAGTCGACGAACAGGTCGACGGCCTCGACGGCGGTCTTCTCCTCGCCGAGGTTGTCGGTCAGCTGGTGCAGGCCGACGGTGGCGTAGCGGTACAGGGTGGCCGAGTTGAAGCCGATGGTGCCGATCATTCCGGCGCCGGTCTCCTCGTCGCCGGTCTCGTCGTCCACCGCCGTGTAGTAGTCGAACTCGAGCTCGGTGGCATGGGTGGAGAGGGCGTGCGCGACCTGGGTGGCAGCGTCGACGTTGAGGCCGGGGATGTCGGCGACCATCCGGCCGAACAGCGCGACGTCGACCGGGTGGCCCTGCTGGAGCTGCTCGCGCACCGGCAGGTTCTTCACCCGCTCCTCCAGCTGCTGGTCGTCCAGGGCGGCCAGCTCTGCCGCGTCGGCGGCGACCAGGTCGACGATGCCCTCCAGCTGCCGGCGACCGTAGAACAGCAGGTACGCGGTGTCGCCCGCCTTCTTGCCCGCCGCGATGCCCATCGGCTTCAGCAGCGCCCCGGCGACGCGCTGCGCGTCCTCGGCGGACAGGGCGGCACCGGCCCGGGCGGCGAGGCGCTCGGCGAGCTTGCCCGCGATGCGCTTGGTGCGGGTGCCGAGGTCCTGCGGCTCGTAGCGCTCCGCGAAGTGCAGGCGGGTGGCGCGCTTCCAGGCCTGGGAGGAGACCCGGGAGCGGCGCTTGCCGCCGAAGTACGCCTCCTTGGGGCTGCCGTTGTCGTCGCGGTTGAGGTTGGCCGGCGGGACGGTCTGCAGGATGTGGACGTCGATGTAGAGACGGGGACGGGAGGGCACGCGCTTCTCCTGGGGCTGGGGTTGGAATCGGAACGGACGGGACGGTGTGCGGTTGTCGGCGGCGGTCACTCGTCGTCGTCAGGGGTCTTGCTCTGCCACGCCCGGTAGCCCAGCGCCCACTTGAGCCGGACCTGGGGTCGGCGCTCGGACTGGTGCCAGGCGCGGATGTCGGCCATCAGGTGGTCGTAGTCGAGGGGTTGGCCGACCGTCCGCAGTTGGGTGACCAGGCCGCGCAGGTGGACCAGGAGAGCGGGAACGCTGGTCGCGGCGGCCAGTTGGGCGACCCTGGCGTCCAGCGCGTTCTCGCTGTACTTGCCGTCGCGGCGCAGTTCGCGCAGCGCCCGGCCGAGTTTGACGCCGCTGCGGTGCATCGGTCGGCTCTGGCCCTGCTGGTGCAGGCCGTAGAGGGCGAGCGCGGCGTGCTCGGCCTGCTGCTCGTCGGAGACCCGGTCCCGCAGCGCCAGCACGTCGCCGACCTCGGTGCTGTAGTACGGCCACATCTTCGGGCTGTCCATCACCGGCCGTCCGAGCCCGGAACGCAGCGCGGCCAGTTCCTCGCCGGGCGGACGGCGCGGTTGCTTGGAGGGGCCGTCGATCCGCCAGCCGTGGTCGGGGGCGGTGTACTCGTCCCAGTACCGCCGTCGGGCAGTGGGCTGATCAGTGGTCAACACGGGCTCCGGAGGGGGTTTTCACAGTGTCTTCGGGCGCGCCGGCCCGGTCCCGCACGGCGGTGCGGGCGGTGTGCGCGTGGCGCGGGAGGATGCGGGCGGCCTCACGGCTGAAGCTGTCCGCCGCCGTGCCGAGGGAGAAGGTGTGGGTCTTGCCCGGCTTCCCCGTCTGGCTGACGGTACGGCCGGCGAACGCACTGGCGGGAGCCACCGCGAGCAGGGCGTCCGCGTGCTCCCAGGTCCGCCAGGCCGCCGCCTCCTCCCAGGCGAACCGGCCGCGCTCCAGCCGGTCTTCATCCCCACCGGCTTCCCGGGCCCCGGCCAGCACCCGGCGGACCAGGCCGTCGAGGACGTGCAGCAGCAGCTCACCGGGTCGCTGCCCCTTGTCCCACGGGATCGGGTCGGTCCCGACCGCGCGGCGCAGGTCGGCGGAGAGGTTGTTGAGGGCCCGGGCGAGTTGCTCGGCCTGCTCGGCGACGTCCAGCAGGAACAGCCGGGTCTCACCGTCCTGGTGGAGGGCGAGCAGCGGCAGGGGGATGGCGTCGTGGACGACGTCCTCGACCACCGCGGACTGCGTGCCGTACACCATGCCGAAGGTCTCCACCCGAAGCGGGTAGTCGGCGGCCAGCCTGCCGTCCTCCTGCAGGGCGCCGATCTGGTCGAGCAGCACGCTGGTCTCGAAGACGCCCCCGTCGTTCTGCCGGACGGGCGCGAGCAGCGCCTCCAGCCCGCGCCAGGCGGCCTTGCCCTGCGCGTGGCGGCGCGGCCGGCGCTCAGGGGCACGGCTCGATGCCTTCTTCGCCGGCGGGGTGAACGTCCAGGCGGTGTGCGGCTCCCACTCCGGGGTGGCGGGGAGCCGGTCGCCGGCGCTGATCACGACACGAGTCACCTTCGTCCCGCCCGCTTCGTCCTGCTCGGGGATCAGGCGGACGCGTCGCGCCTGCCAGGTCCACAGGTCGAGCAGGCCGTCGGCCGGCCGCTGCTCCCAGGCCGGTGTGGCCGGGGGGCGCTCCCACTGGGGCTTGCCGAGGTTGGCGGCCGCGGTGACCGGGATGTTGAGCTGCAGCGTCTCGTACAGGGTGCGCCCCATCGGGACGATCACGCCGAGCTGCCCGAGGGGCCCGGTCGGGTTTCCCGTGGTCTTGCCGGCCTTCGCCTGGTCGTCCCCGACGACGCCGGTCTTGATCGCGGCGGTGTCCCAGCAGTGGGTGTGCAGGAGCCAGTGGGCGGCCTGCGCGGGCGTCAGGTCGAGTGGGTCGGCATCCGAGCGGCTGGCGAACAGCGGGACGTTGTTGCCGCTCGCCGCGGTGGCCACCAGGGCGGCCGTCCCCTTCGTCTCGTCCTTCGCCGTCCGCAGACCGGCCACCTGGGCGAAGGGCGCCGACTCGTCGAACAGCTCGAAGCGGGCCCGGTGCGCGGCCAGGTACGCGAGCAGGCGCTCCTTCTCCTGCGCGCTGAACTCCCCCCGGGCCAGGCGCTCGCCCTGCGCCGCAGCCGTTGCCGGCGCCCCCAGCGCGGCCACGAGCACCGGCAGGAGCACCTGGCGCAGCACCGCGGGGAGCTGCGTGGCGAAATCGACGGACAGGCCGTCGAACTCGTCTGCCCGCGTCAGCGCTTCGGCGATTCCCAGGTGGACGGGCGGGCCGCCGTCGAGCGGACGCGGCGCCAACCACGGTTCGTCCACCAGGTTGTACTTGGGCAAGGGTGAATCTCCCAACTGGTCATGTTTAGTCGGGGCTTTGAAGCCATCCTGGCACTCCGCTCGTCGCCTTGTGCGGCAAATGCTTCAATTGCCGCTGGCCCCGCAGGACTGGTCGCGGGGATGGCCCCTGGTCGTGTTTGCGCGCCCCGGTCAACGCCAAGTAGGCCCCGCGCTCGCGGGGTTGGGGGTGGGCAGGGTTTCCCTTGCCCACCCCCGCACTCGCTACGGACGTCCGGTCACGACCAGCCCGAGCCGGTCGTCGTACCGGAGCCTGCAACCGCCGAGCCTCGCCTCGTCCCGCTCGTCCAACTCCAGTGCCCTGCCGTAGCGAAGCCACGGATGGTCGCGCCAGCCCGGCAGCGGACCGAGGGCGTGCTGCTCGACCGCTGCGGTGAGCTTGGCCGGGAGTCGGACGGTGCCGGTGAGCACGTCGTCCAGCAGCTCGGCCGCGGTCTCGCCGTTCGGACCCAGCGCCCGGCCGGTCATCGCCCGGTAGCCCTCGCCGGCCCTGCGCACCAAGAGCACTTCCACGCTGGGGTCGCCGTCCCTGACCAGGGCCTCCATCTGCCCGTCGCGCAGTACGCCCTGCCCCCCGTAGTGAAGTCCTTCCAGGGTCGGCTGCCCGTGCTCGCCGGCCCGGACGAGCAGGTACGGCGCGGCCGCCTCCCGGCGCTTGGACCGATTCTCGTTCCAGAGCTTCCGCGCCGTCGACTCCTCCTCGGCCCACTCCGACGGGACGATCCGATCGGTGCCGTAGACCCGGGCGACCAGCTGCGGGACCTGGCCCGGGATGCTCCATCCGCCGCCGTCGGCCGCGATCACCTCGGCCGCCGTGCGGAGCAGCGGGTAGCGACCGTAGATCCCCTCCGAAGCCCGGAGCAGCCACGGGACTCCGCCGCCTGCCCGGCGCAGCCCCGTCACGACGACCGTCGGGTGCGTGAGCTTGGACGGTCGTGGATTGCCGTCGTGGCGGTGCAGGCGGCCGATGCGCTGCAGCAGCAGGTCGATCGGCGCGAGATCTGTGACCAGCAGGTCCGCGTCGACGTCGAAGGACTGCTCAGCGAGCTGCGTGGCAACGACCACCATTCGCTGAGGTCGCGGCCGGCCGTCGTCCCGCCTGCCGAGCGCCTCCAGCACTGCCGCGGTGCGGTCCGCGCGGTGCCCGGCGTGGAGCCGGCCGTGCAGCAGGTGCACCTCCTGGTCGCCGAACTTCGCGCACAGCGCCTCAAAGGTGCGTTGGGCCCGGTCCACGGTATTGCGGATGACCAAGGCGCAGCCGCCGTCGACGAGTTGATCCTGCAGGAACTCCGCCACGGCCTCGGCGGTCGGACCTGACGGGTCCTCACTCCTCTGATCGACCACCGGCTCGTCGAGGACACGCACCTTGACTTTCAGGTCCTCCCGCCAGGGGTCTGTGCTGTCCACCAGCAACTGTGGCCCGTCCTCGCCAACCCACGCGGTCGTCACGTTCGGATAGCCGCCTGGCTGCGGGAGTTCAATCTCCGGCAGGGTCTCGGCCGACTGCGCCCCGGCCAGGTACGCCGCCACCAGGTCGCGGCGCTGCCCGGGCGGGAGCGTCGCCGACAGGAGCAGCACGGGCACGCCCGCCTGGCCGAGCCAGCGCAGGCCCTCCAGCAGGAACTGGGACATGTAGACGTCCGCGGCGTGCACCTCGTCCAGGATCACCACCTTGCCCACCAGGCCCGCCATCCGCAGCATCACGTGCTTCGTCCGGGTCGCGGCCTGGAGGAGCTGGTCGACGGTGCCGACCGCGAACGGGCTGAGCAGACCACGCCGCCGTCCGAGGAACCACTCGGAGGGGCCGCGCCGCTGCGGCTCGGACTCGTCCTCCCCGAAAGACCAGGTCATCCCGTACTCGTCCTCGCCGACCGAGCCGTAACAGTCCTGCGCGCCGAAACCGTCAGCACCGTCGAGAAGGGCGCGCCACTCCTTGTTGAAGATCCGCTTGCCGTGCAGCAGCGCCACCTGGCCGGCGAGTCGTTCGTCGATCTTCCCGAGCCAGGAACGGACTTGAGTGAACATCGGGTCCGCCGTCGCCTGGGTCGGCATGCCCAGGAACACCCCGTCCGCCCCGCTCCGGGCCGCGAGCACCTCCGCCGCCGCGAGTGCCGCCTTCGTCTTTCCCTCCCCCATCGGCGCCTCGATGATCACCAACCCCGGCCCACCCATCCGATACACCGCGTCCAGCACCATCTGCTGCGACGACCTGGGCCCGTCACCGAACCTGTCCTGGAAAAACTCGGGCCCGGAAAACTCAAGTTGGCCCCACCCACCGCGCAACTGCAAGGCCGACCACGCCGCCCGGGACCGCCTGCGCGCGCCTTCCATCGAGACCTGCGCGAGATCGGCGACGCCGTGGAAGTGCTGCTCGTTGCTGGCGATCCAGTCCGCCATCACCACGAACCCCGAGAGCTGCAACTGCACCGCCCGAGGCGGCACCTCACACGGCTGCACCTCGGCCAACAGGCACTCACCGCCGAAACCGACCTCCCGGCTGAAGACCTCGAGCAAAGCCGCTTGCGCCTCCTGCCAAGCAGCCCCTCGACCCTGGAACTCCTCGTTCTTCTTCGGCGGAGCCAGATCCCCCACCGTCGGAATCGTGCCGTGATGCCCCGCCACCAGCGGCCACACCCAAGCCGTCTGCTCCTCCGACCAGCCAGCCCCCGCAAGCAACCTCCGCAGCAGCCGGCCACCCGCCCGGTCGTGCCGCCACTTCTTCCCAGCCGCGAGGGTGTACTCGTTCCACCTCAACCCCGCCGCCCGCACCGCAGCAGCCCCGGCCGCGTCCATGAACTGGAAGGCCGGCGTTGCCTTCCCCAAGTCGTGCACACCGCAAAGCCAAACGAACAACAACCGCCCCCGACCCCGCCCACCCGCGATCACGTCCAACCTCCGACGCGTCACCGGCGGCAAGTACTCCTCCCACATCACCTCGGCCACCGCGGCCGTGTCCAACATGTGCGAGATCAGGAGGTTCGCCGTCCCCCCGGCCTTACCCGCCGACTTCCCCCACAACGCCCCTAACCACCCGGCCGCCTCCCCCGAGAGCCCCCACCGACTCACAAGCCCACCCACTCCCTGTGCCTCCGATCCGCTACGCTCCGGAGCGTAGAAGACCCCACTGACAATCCGGCCGCCACCCAGACCATGCGCACATCCCAACCGAGTTCAACTAACAAAAATACTGCCCCCTAACCCACAAAACACCAGCTCATCAAGCCTCGGCCCCGCGCTCGCGGGGGTTGCTCTTGACGTGGATTCCATCAGACGTGTGTCGACGTCTCGGCCCCGCGCTCGCGGGGGTTGCTCCGGGACGGCCGAGGGGAGGACGTCGTGTCCCTCCTCGGCCCCGCGCTCGCGGGGGTTGCTCCGGTCGTGGTGCCGGAGACGGTGATGCTGGGGGCTCGGCCCCGCGCTCGCGGGGGTTGCTCCCAGCAGGCGGCCGGAGCCGAGCGCGACGCCTACTCGGCCCCGCGCTCGCGGGGGTTGCTCACGTGTCCAGCGTAGGCCCAACTGGGTTGTGATCTCGGCCCCGCGCTCGCGGGGGTTGCTCCTGCCGTTGCAGGCGTAGCACGGGGGTTCGTCGCTCGGCCCCGCGCTCGCGGGGGTTGCTCCCGGCTGCCGCCGCTGGTGAAGGTGAAGCCGATCTCGGCCCCGCGCTCGCGGGGGTTGCTCGACCGACATGGCCCGTGAGTTCGCAGTCCGGCACTCGGCCCCGCGCTCGCGGGGGTTGCTCGCAACCGGGGCGGTTGTCGTGACGGAGAAACGTCTCGGCCCCGCGCTCGCGGGGGTTGCTCCCGGCCCGGGATCCACGTCGAGGACATCGTGAACTCGGCCCCGCGCTCGCGGGGGTTGCTCCCGGGACAGCGGCGGCCGGGGCTGCGGGCTGCTCTCGGCCCCGCGCTCGCGGGGGTTGCTCGTCGGCCGAACACCGCGCGGCCACCGGCAAGGACTCGGCCCCGCGCTCGCGGGGGTTGCTCGTTCGACCACCACCCTCAGGTAGCGGCTGCCGGCTCGGCCCCGCGCTCGCGGGGGTTGCTCGCCGAAGCCGCGCTCATCGCCGCCCACCGCCTCCTCGGCCCCGCGCTCGCGGGGGTTGCTCGGGCGTGTACCCGGAGGCCGGGCTGCAGATGTCCTCGGCCCCGCGCTCGCGGGGGTTGCTCCCGGGAGCCGCGGCAGGAGATGGTCAGCCGGGCCTCGGCCCCGCGCTCGCGGGGGTTGCTCTCGCTGCTGGCGGCGCGGCGATTCAACCCACCGCTCGGCCCCGCGCTCGCGGGGGTTGCTCGGGCGTGTACCCGGAGGCCGGGCTGCAGATGTCCTCGGCCCCGCGCTCGCGGGGGTTGCTCCCGGGAGCCGCGGCAGGAGATGGTCAGCCGGGCCTCGGCCCCGCGCTCGCGGGGGTTGCTCGGGTCTCGCGATCCTGGCCAGGATCGGACTCGTCTCGGCCCCGCGCTCGCGGGGGTTGCTCCCGGCCCGGGGCGCCCGCCGCCGGGGCGGAGAGCTCGGCCCCGCGCTCGCGGGGGTTGCTCTTCTGTCACACAGATGGCATATTCGCGGGGCATCTCGGCCCCGCGCTCACGGGGGTTGCTCCTCGGCGAGGCGGGCGGACGTCATGCGGACGAGCTCGGCCCCGCGCTCGCGGGGGTTGCTCCGCGGTGGACAGGCTGACCACGCTGGTGGGTGACTCGGCCCCGCGCTCGCGGGGGTTGCTCGCGGGGCACGACCCCGGCCGAGGACAAGGCGTACTCGGCCCCGCGCTCGCGGGGGTTGCTCTCGCCCGGCGCCACGCTCAAGGACCTGCTGCTGCTCGGCCCCGCGCTCGCGGGGGTTGCTCCCGCTGGACCGGGCTCACCGGCGCGCGCCCCGGCTCGGCCCCGCGCTCGCGGGGGTTGCTCTTCTGGGCGTGCCGGTCTGCCCGACCCATTCCGCTCGGCCCCGCGCTCGCGGGGGTTGCTCTCGGGAGAGTTGGGGCCGGGCGACCGGCTCCCGCTCGGCCCCGCGCTCGCGGGGGTTGCTCCCCATCCCCGACGGCCGCGCGCTGTTCCTGGCCCTCGGCCCCGCGCTCGCGAGGGTTGCTCGATCGGCCTCGGCGGGATCGGCGACACCCTGAACTCGGCCCCGCGCTCGCGGGGGTTGCTCAGCGGGCCCGCCCCATCCATCCGGTGGACCGCACTCGGCCCCGCGCTCGCGGGGGTTGCTCCGATGAGGGCCTGGCGCTCAGCCGGGCTACGGGCTCGGCCCCGCGCTCGCGGGGGTTGCTCCGGACGAGGGCCCGTGCGGCAACGCCACCCACCCTCGGCCCCGCGCTCGCGGGGGTTGCTCTACGAACCGAGTAGCGTGACCGGGATGCACCAGCTCGGCCCCGCGCTCGCGGGGGTTGCTCCACCGACTTGACGAGGTCGGTCTCGTTGACGTCCTCGGCCCCGCGCTCGCGGGGGTTGCTCCCGTGGCCGGCTCTTGTCCGGCATCACCCAGGCCTCGGCCCTGCGCTCGCGGGGGTTGCTCCATCTCCTCTTGCTCGTGACGAGTGGTCAGGCCCTCGGCCCCGCGCTCGCGGGGGTTGGTCGCTACCACCATCGACAGTCCCTCCCCTGCGAGTTGATCATTCCTTCTCGAGCCATGGTCCGAATCGGAATACGGAGCCGCTGTTTGCGATTGGTCTCTTCGCACGATCGTACGAAGGGGGACGCTGGGTGAGCGATTTGAAGATGTTCAGGCTCGGGGTGGACAGCCGGGATGTGGAGGTGCGGGGCTCGACGGTGGCGTTGGAGGTGGAGCTGCAGCGGCGGGTGGAGGCCGGGATGGAGCGGATGCTGGGTATCCGGTTCCTGGCGTCGGAGTACCCGACGGGGCCATGGCACCGGGGGCGGGTGGACTCGCTGGGGATGGACGAGAACGGCTCTCCGGTGGTGGTCGAGTTCAAGAAGGGCAGCGACAGCGGGGTCGTGTCGCAGGCGCTGTCGTACCTGACGTGGTTGAAGAGCAGCCGGCTGGAGTTCGAGGCGCTGGTGCGTGCGACTACCGCCGATAGATGACACATACCGACGATGACTATCACCATGATCGCTTGGCTTCGGGGGAGAAA is part of the Kitasatospora setae KM-6054 genome and harbors:
- the cas5e gene encoding type I-E CRISPR-associated protein Cas5/CasD: MPADTTPQGDRAVLLLRLAGPLQSWGDRSAFNRRDTTPQPTKSGVVGLLAAAAGRPREADLTDLVGLRLGVRVDQPGTLLRDYHTVSDYRGLPLPQAGVNAKGVQKPTSPSKHTHVTHRYYLQDAVFLVAVEGPAELVTALGEAVTRPAFPLALGRRSCTPTQPLSLGVRRGTPLETALAEEPWQANEPTRKAHERQAKRGQAPRRTDRVDLAASFDDPHGDDTCRDVPLSFDPRRRGFGTRKVRHAWLSVPTGLRAALPTEPPADGGHDPFALLGW
- the cas7e gene encoding type I-E CRISPR-associated protein Cas7/Cse4/CasC; translation: MPSRPRLYIDVHILQTVPPANLNRDDNGSPKEAYFGGKRRSRVSSQAWKRATRLHFAERYEPQDLGTRTKRIAGKLAERLAARAGAALSAEDAQRVAGALLKPMGIAAGKKAGDTAYLLFYGRRQLEGIVDLVAADAAELAALDDQQLEERVKNLPVREQLQQGHPVDVALFGRMVADIPGLNVDAATQVAHALSTHATELEFDYYTAVDDETGDEETGAGMIGTIGFNSATLYRYATVGLHQLTDNLGEEKTAVEAVDLFVDSFARSMPTGYGNSFAHRTRPSLVAVVVRTDQPVNLVSAYENAVPAGDGILAESARRLAAEYRTATSQWGDEPLHTAICHTLDAASPETAALAEAFGANRTFAELREGLRTALTERTATR
- the casB gene encoding type I-E CRISPR-associated protein Cse2/CasB, with product MTTDQPTARRRYWDEYTAPDHGWRIDGPSKQPRRPPGEELAALRSGLGRPVMDSPKMWPYYSTEVGDVLALRDRVSDEQQAEHAALALYGLHQQGQSRPMHRSGVKLGRALRELRRDGKYSENALDARVAQLAAATSVPALLVHLRGLVTQLRTVGQPLDYDHLMADIRAWHQSERRPQVRLKWALGYRAWQSKTPDDDE
- the casA gene encoding type I-E CRISPR-associated protein Cse1/CasA translates to MPKYNLVDEPWLAPRPLDGGPPVHLGIAEALTRADEFDGLSVDFATQLPAVLRQVLLPVLVAALGAPATAAAQGERLARGEFSAQEKERLLAYLAAHRARFELFDESAPFAQVAGLRTAKDETKGTAALVATAASGNNVPLFASRSDADPLDLTPAQAAHWLLHTHCWDTAAIKTGVVGDDQAKAGKTTGNPTGPLGQLGVIVPMGRTLYETLQLNIPVTAAANLGKPQWERPPATPAWEQRPADGLLDLWTWQARRVRLIPEQDEAGGTKVTRVVISAGDRLPATPEWEPHTAWTFTPPAKKASSRAPERRPRRHAQGKAAWRGLEALLAPVRQNDGGVFETSVLLDQIGALQEDGRLAADYPLRVETFGMVYGTQSAVVEDVVHDAIPLPLLALHQDGETRLFLLDVAEQAEQLARALNNLSADLRRAVGTDPIPWDKGQRPGELLLHVLDGLVRRVLAGAREAGGDEDRLERGRFAWEEAAAWRTWEHADALLAVAPASAFAGRTVSQTGKPGKTHTFSLGTAADSFSREAARILPRHAHTARTAVRDRAGAPEDTVKTPSGARVDH
- the cas3 gene encoding CRISPR-associated helicase Cas3' — its product is MGGLVSRWGLSGEAAGWLGALWGKSAGKAGGTANLLISHMLDTAAVAEVMWEEYLPPVTRRRLDVIAGGRGRGRLLFVWLCGVHDLGKATPAFQFMDAAGAAAVRAAGLRWNEYTLAAGKKWRHDRAGGRLLRRLLAGAGWSEEQTAWVWPLVAGHHGTIPTVGDLAPPKKNEEFQGRGAAWQEAQAALLEVFSREVGFGGECLLAEVQPCEVPPRAVQLQLSGFVVMADWIASNEQHFHGVADLAQVSMEGARRRSRAAWSALQLRGGWGQLEFSGPEFFQDRFGDGPRSSQQMVLDAVYRMGGPGLVIIEAPMGEGKTKAALAAAEVLAARSGADGVFLGMPTQATADPMFTQVRSWLGKIDERLAGQVALLHGKRIFNKEWRALLDGADGFGAQDCYGSVGEDEYGMTWSFGEDESEPQRRGPSEWFLGRRRGLLSPFAVGTVDQLLQAATRTKHVMLRMAGLVGKVVILDEVHAADVYMSQFLLEGLRWLGQAGVPVLLLSATLPPGQRRDLVAAYLAGAQSAETLPEIELPQPGGYPNVTTAWVGEDGPQLLVDSTDPWREDLKVKVRVLDEPVVDQRSEDPSGPTAEAVAEFLQDQLVDGGCALVIRNTVDRAQRTFEALCAKFGDQEVHLLHGRLHAGHRADRTAAVLEALGRRDDGRPRPQRMVVVATQLAEQSFDVDADLLVTDLAPIDLLLQRIGRLHRHDGNPRPSKLTHPTVVVTGLRRAGGGVPWLLRASEGIYGRYPLLRTAAEVIAADGGGWSIPGQVPQLVARVYGTDRIVPSEWAEEESTARKLWNENRSKRREAAAPYLLVRAGEHGQPTLEGLHYGGQGVLRDGQMEALVRDGDPSVEVLLVRRAGEGYRAMTGRALGPNGETAAELLDDVLTGTVRLPAKLTAAVEQHALGPLPGWRDHPWLRYGRALELDERDEARLGGCRLRYDDRLGLVVTGRP